In one Bacillus thuringiensis genomic region, the following are encoded:
- a CDS encoding RNaseH domain-containing protein — translation MISTEFASNNKKIRFVKLKIQQATTGMKWIKIFRNLKDDFQIGGEVDLDHILQYPKDYIVGENKRVLFPYNERIYKVQGTKIEPGIKVKEREYLFKEFQRKFSYFTILPECKKIATNNKNELFPLFAPKGLETLTLEVWSENIALEIEQALLESEIVLTKVGENSYVLNTDFPVLLKIVRYNIEKVLQNPYKMQYCQKYKTNLVDDVKKAVYATAGKRSDATLALIAMKNCDGREKIDPKQIIREGFARTNRISTFINLFIGQSVSRKTIVNSIFSLLEQKGFLKRSWNKINLPCTYVSLSIERISKFDFLPIFSKIKGKEILYKLYGNTEWQTIDYVILNINKHNAFLPQPSKRNDMGALFKQYVFETLMEIVQYAKEQNEQVYFIVDANLRKYWIKELQNKEINTDILPDIVPEVLKVPNLNIIRINTGFDVPSYGVIVRDDALDSIGLYADQKGMYYSTGEYSLNCSGTFHRYILEILPLGVKPVERDYIAKMIHYMCCNSSMISKKNVHLTYSMHMEKVIKSYITDIDAREFKEFDDELDVDVVKVEK, via the coding sequence TTGATTTCTACAGAGTTTGCGTCAAATAATAAAAAAATCCGGTTTGTAAAACTAAAAATACAACAAGCTACAACCGGTATGAAATGGATTAAGATATTTAGAAATTTAAAAGATGATTTTCAAATAGGGGGAGAGGTGGATTTAGACCATATTCTCCAATATCCGAAAGATTATATTGTAGGAGAAAATAAAAGGGTGTTATTTCCATACAATGAGAGAATTTATAAAGTTCAAGGTACTAAAATAGAACCGGGTATAAAGGTAAAGGAAAGAGAGTATTTATTTAAAGAATTTCAGCGTAAATTCTCTTATTTCACAATACTTCCAGAATGTAAAAAGATAGCAACAAATAACAAAAATGAATTATTTCCTTTATTTGCACCAAAAGGATTAGAGACATTAACATTAGAAGTTTGGTCTGAAAATATAGCGCTGGAAATAGAACAAGCATTACTTGAGAGTGAAATTGTTTTGACTAAAGTTGGTGAAAATTCTTATGTATTGAATACAGATTTTCCAGTGTTATTAAAGATTGTGAGATATAATATTGAAAAGGTGTTACAAAATCCATATAAAATGCAATATTGCCAAAAATATAAAACAAATCTTGTAGATGATGTTAAGAAAGCTGTCTATGCTACCGCGGGTAAGCGCAGTGATGCGACATTAGCATTAATCGCAATGAAAAATTGTGATGGACGCGAAAAAATTGATCCAAAACAAATCATTAGAGAGGGATTTGCACGAACAAACCGTATTTCAACATTTATTAATTTATTTATAGGCCAAAGTGTATCTCGTAAAACAATTGTAAATAGTATTTTTAGTCTATTAGAACAAAAAGGATTTTTGAAGCGTAGTTGGAATAAGATAAATTTACCTTGTACATATGTTAGTTTATCAATTGAACGAATATCGAAATTTGATTTCTTACCTATTTTTTCAAAAATAAAAGGAAAAGAAATTTTATATAAATTATATGGGAATACAGAGTGGCAAACGATTGATTACGTAATATTAAATATAAATAAACATAATGCATTTTTACCACAACCATCAAAGAGAAATGATATGGGGGCTCTTTTTAAACAATATGTTTTCGAAACATTAATGGAAATTGTACAATATGCAAAAGAACAAAATGAACAAGTTTACTTCATTGTAGATGCAAATTTGAGAAAATATTGGATAAAAGAGTTACAAAATAAAGAAATTAATACAGATATTTTACCTGATATTGTTCCAGAGGTGTTAAAGGTTCCAAATTTAAATATTATTAGAATAAATACAGGTTTTGATGTACCAAGTTACGGTGTAATAGTACGCGATGATGCTCTAGATAGCATTGGCTTATATGCAGATCAAAAAGGGATGTATTATAGCACTGGTGAATATTCACTTAATTGTAGTGGGACTTTTCATCGATATATACTTGAAATTCTACCATTAGGTGTAAAACCTGTAGAAAGGGATTATATCGCTAAAATGATACATTACATGTGCTGTAATTCTAGTATGATTTCGAAAAAGAATGTACACTTGACATATTCCATGCATATGGAAAAGGTAATAAAGAGTTATATTACTGACATAGACGCAAGAGAGTTCAAAGAATTTGATGATGAATTGGATGTAGATGTAGTAAAAGTAGAAAAGTAA
- a CDS encoding DUF3959 family protein: protein MKKLDVLLMLLSVLFPIAGLIKQIPLEQSIYIGGLLFFTSFGSYFAKKMYSRICSWIAYAPFITLLLVIWHQDISTSSIIANAKIAACVALIPCLFRFRTYGLTLGLFSLWAALLWDIKEVQSLVILERITSLMTSHYVYILLLIGGLVIGGLLAMFIHRKEKDNNKENINLLGPKKKRKRLSFKIRLPRLPKLKMKLFKFGGKESKSKMPEKINEHKYEGPVATYEMTEQIDPYKENAVQGQTRMERRRNRYNA from the coding sequence GTGAAGAAATTAGATGTGCTCTTAATGCTATTGAGCGTCCTCTTTCCAATTGCAGGACTTATAAAGCAAATCCCTCTAGAACAATCTATATATATTGGAGGACTTTTATTTTTTACTAGTTTCGGTAGTTATTTTGCTAAAAAGATGTATTCACGTATATGTAGCTGGATAGCGTATGCGCCATTTATAACATTACTGTTAGTTATTTGGCATCAGGATATTTCAACAAGCTCAATCATAGCAAATGCGAAAATTGCAGCATGTGTCGCGTTAATACCATGTTTATTCCGTTTTCGTACATATGGACTTACTTTGGGCTTATTCTCATTATGGGCCGCTTTACTATGGGATATAAAAGAAGTACAGTCGTTAGTCATACTTGAACGCATAACGAGTTTAATGACAAGCCATTATGTATATATATTACTATTAATTGGAGGACTTGTAATAGGAGGATTACTTGCGATGTTCATTCACCGCAAAGAGAAAGATAATAATAAAGAAAATATAAATCTACTTGGACCAAAAAAGAAACGCAAAAGATTATCATTTAAGATTCGTCTTCCAAGATTACCGAAATTAAAGATGAAACTATTTAAGTTTGGTGGGAAAGAATCCAAAAGTAAAATGCCAGAAAAGATAAATGAGCATAAGTACGAAGGACCAGTTGCAACATATGAAATGACAGAGCAAATAGATCCATACAAAGAAAATGCAGTTCAAGGTCAAACAAGGATGGAACGCCGAAGAAATAGGTATAATGCATAA